One genomic window of Sphingobacterium oryzagri includes the following:
- a CDS encoding DPBB and LysM peptidoglycan-binding domain-containing protein, which translates to MIKTKAFSTCIKLGFVGLLCSPFFVAAKPASSLFNKEIYNISVPDSVGTEIVNGDIYIIHRVEPKDTYYGLGRRYGAAVNGIMSANNKKSLKPGDTIKVPTGRRQEAASAVAAVKPQRQQQQQQQQQQQQQQQQQQPLSQPTAVQEEEVLTAYKVGKSETLFAISRRFNTTVDEIKKMNNLTSNAVKEGQVLNIPNSDFQEPEPEPLIEAIIDTPSIAEQHAVDLGFDANRYGIREKQEKGIGVWMENLETDGKSNLALHKTAPIGTILKITNPMTKNVTYAKVVGKFTDNTDTQGAIVVLSKSAASYIGALDRRFLIEIAYGVPLQ; encoded by the coding sequence ATGATAAAAACAAAGGCTTTTTCCACTTGTATAAAGTTGGGTTTTGTGGGTTTATTATGTTCCCCGTTTTTTGTAGCAGCAAAGCCTGCTTCTTCACTATTTAACAAAGAAATTTACAACATAAGTGTGCCGGATTCTGTAGGGACGGAGATAGTCAATGGTGATATTTACATCATCCACCGCGTCGAACCTAAAGACACCTATTATGGTTTAGGCCGTCGCTATGGCGCAGCAGTAAACGGCATCATGTCTGCTAATAACAAAAAAAGTTTGAAGCCTGGCGACACCATTAAAGTGCCTACCGGCCGGCGGCAAGAAGCGGCTAGCGCTGTAGCTGCCGTGAAGCCGCAAAGACAACAACAACAACAACAACAACAACAACAACAACAACAACAACAACAACAACAACCGCTCAGCCAACCAACAGCTGTGCAGGAAGAAGAAGTACTGACGGCTTATAAAGTCGGCAAAAGCGAAACATTGTTTGCCATTTCCCGCCGCTTTAACACGACGGTAGATGAAATTAAAAAGATGAACAACCTTACCTCCAATGCGGTGAAGGAAGGTCAAGTTCTAAATATTCCCAATTCCGATTTTCAAGAACCCGAGCCAGAACCGCTTATCGAGGCCATTATTGATACGCCGAGTATTGCCGAGCAGCACGCCGTCGATTTAGGTTTTGATGCCAATCGTTACGGCATACGCGAAAAACAGGAAAAAGGGATTGGTGTTTGGATGGAAAACCTGGAAACCGATGGAAAGAGCAACCTGGCGCTTCACAAAACAGCGCCAATCGGGACGATTTTGAAAATAACAAACCCCATGACAAAAAATGTTACCTATGCTAAGGTCGTGGGAAAATTCACGGACAACACTGATACCCAAGGTGCTATCGTAGTGCTATCAAAGTCTGCCGCTTCGTATATCGGCGCTTTAGACAGAAGATTTTTGATAGAAATTGCATATGGTGTACCTTTGCAATAA
- a CDS encoding transposase, translating to MKTQILGLATSALLLTASCQNAEKKESNADAISKEAIAVHDEIMPQIAVFDKHTIVIDSLLGNMSAVKATNTSLDTAATRTDLTQLKSELEAATDKMMTWMKEYEPTSADTSYQKAELESISQLKAEFDSVTKKADSLLPALVK from the coding sequence ATGAAAACGCAAATCTTAGGTCTGGCAACATCTGCTCTTTTACTAACGGCGAGCTGCCAAAATGCAGAAAAAAAAGAAAGCAATGCCGACGCCATCTCGAAAGAGGCTATTGCCGTACACGACGAAATCATGCCACAAATCGCGGTATTTGATAAACACACGATTGTCATCGATTCACTTTTAGGCAACATGTCGGCTGTAAAAGCAACAAACACGTCGCTGGATACCGCAGCTACACGCACCGATCTTACGCAGCTTAAATCCGAATTGGAAGCGGCTACAGACAAGATGATGACCTGGATGAAAGAATATGAACCGACAAGTGCTGATACCAGCTACCAAAAAGCTGAGTTAGAAAGCATTTCTCAATTAAAGGCCGAATTTGACAGCGTGACAAAAAAAGCAGACAGCCTGCTACCGGCTTTAGTAAAATAA
- a CDS encoding lipocalin family protein yields the protein MMDRKKSLLLLTAVAAGTTLYNLLRPVKSTVPVVQGFQKDRYLGEWYEIARLDFFWEKNLKNVQASYSLLDDGNIRVQNQGYNMVKEKHKQQTGKARFVRNEDEGALEVSFFGPFYAGYNVVMLDEAYQYALVFGQNLDYMWLLSREKTMPEDVKANYLAYAQECGYAIDKLVWTIQD from the coding sequence ATGATGGATCGTAAAAAATCGTTGTTGTTGCTGACGGCCGTTGCTGCCGGAACAACCTTATACAATCTGCTGAGGCCTGTAAAATCAACCGTTCCAGTTGTGCAGGGCTTCCAAAAAGATCGTTACCTCGGTGAATGGTATGAAATTGCGCGACTGGACTTTTTCTGGGAAAAAAACCTGAAAAATGTGCAAGCATCCTACAGCCTGCTTGATGATGGAAATATTCGGGTGCAAAACCAAGGCTACAATATGGTAAAAGAAAAACATAAACAGCAAACGGGCAAAGCACGCTTCGTACGCAATGAAGATGAGGGCGCATTAGAGGTTTCCTTTTTCGGGCCGTTTTATGCGGGTTACAATGTGGTTATGCTAGATGAAGCATATCAATATGCTTTGGTTTTTGGACAGAATCTGGATTATATGTGGTTGCTTTCGCGTGAAAAAACAATGCCCGAGGACGTTAAAGCTAATTATCTTGCGTATGCACAAGAATGTGGATATGCCATTGATAAATTGGTCTGGACGATACAAGATTAG
- a CDS encoding SCO family protein — protein MMNIRKTYLFGISIALLALGCTGHSDKKLPIIGERETTERIVDGKTVVDTIYHQIPSFSFLNQDSINISDKTFDGKIYIANFFFTHCPSICPTMQRNLLKVYEKYKGDDRLAFLSHSIDFKYDSPSVLKAYAQKLGVDDTQWQFVTGSKKDIYGISEKYLVYTKEDASVPGGYDHQGYLVLIDQHKRIRGAYDGTNDEQVAQLFTDLDILLQEKP, from the coding sequence ATGATGAACATACGCAAGACCTATCTTTTTGGTATTTCTATCGCGCTCCTGGCTCTCGGATGTACAGGCCATAGCGACAAAAAACTACCGATCATCGGCGAACGCGAAACGACGGAGCGTATCGTTGATGGCAAAACCGTTGTGGATACTATTTATCACCAAATACCATCGTTTTCCTTTCTTAACCAGGATAGTATAAACATCAGTGATAAAACATTTGACGGAAAAATTTATATAGCCAATTTTTTCTTTACGCACTGCCCGAGCATTTGCCCTACGATGCAACGCAACTTGCTCAAAGTCTATGAAAAATACAAAGGCGACGATCGGTTGGCTTTTTTGTCGCATAGTATAGATTTCAAGTATGACTCACCAAGTGTGTTGAAAGCTTATGCTCAGAAATTGGGCGTGGACGATACGCAATGGCAGTTTGTAACCGGAAGCAAAAAAGATATATACGGCATTTCCGAAAAATATTTGGTGTATACCAAAGAAGACGCTTCAGTTCCGGGTGGATATGATCATCAAGGATATCTTGTGTTGATCGATCAGCATAAGCGCATCCGCGGTGCCTACGATGGCACCAATGACGAACAGGTGGCTCAACTTTTTACGGATCTGGACATTTTATTGCAGGAAAAACCCTAA
- a CDS encoding DUF937 domain-containing protein: MENSIVDAVKSIFQEDTLTALANSTGETTENVRQGLDAMIPIILLALEEKSERELGGILESARQTFGNFYLPETDTLPFESAERAAVSKPDLLKEIFGDNQNTISETLNRYLGLTPTVTEALLSASLPAVFSVLTSGGQQWETRQVFDLLKSRKAEFLASVPTALHTLTVDTKQDASMHAAVPPVTMADAIIDPTHTSPAQPAEEPALHTTETVKKQKQGNKIWWFLSLVILVALWVLFGKGCYGESTETHNEPLTELR, encoded by the coding sequence ATGGAAAACTCAATAGTTGACGCCGTAAAGAGCATCTTTCAAGAAGACACCCTAACCGCACTGGCAAACAGTACCGGAGAAACCACGGAAAACGTAAGGCAAGGGCTTGACGCGATGATTCCAATTATTTTGCTTGCCTTGGAAGAGAAAAGTGAACGTGAACTAGGTGGCATACTCGAATCGGCGAGACAAACATTTGGCAACTTCTATCTGCCAGAAACAGATACGTTGCCTTTTGAAAGCGCTGAACGAGCAGCTGTTTCAAAACCAGATTTACTTAAAGAAATATTCGGCGATAACCAAAATACAATTAGCGAAACGTTGAACCGTTATCTCGGCTTAACGCCCACCGTGACCGAAGCGCTATTATCCGCCAGTTTGCCAGCCGTATTTTCGGTGCTCACATCTGGCGGACAGCAGTGGGAAACAAGACAGGTTTTCGATTTACTAAAAAGCCGAAAAGCGGAATTTTTAGCGAGTGTACCAACAGCACTGCATACGCTGACAGTAGACACCAAGCAAGATGCGTCCATGCACGCGGCTGTACCGCCTGTAACGATGGCCGATGCAATCATTGATCCAACGCATACGTCACCAGCGCAACCTGCGGAAGAGCCAGCGCTGCACACAACCGAAACGGTCAAAAAACAAAAACAGGGAAATAAAATCTGGTGGTTTTTAAGTTTGGTTATCTTAGTTGCCCTTTGGGTATTATTTGGAAAAGGCTGCTATGGGGAATCTACCGAAACACACAACGAACCGCTTACAGAATTGCGATAG
- a CDS encoding uridine kinase family protein, whose translation MNKPYVIGIAGSSGSGKTFFLRSFLNHFLPEQVTLISQDDYYIPANTKTREENRLYNFDVPTSINREAFYHDIKELFDGKTVHKEEYTFNNPDLKPKMLEIKPAPVLIVEGLFIFHYEEVNDLLDFRIFLDAEESVALERRLRRDLLERGYDHDDVMYKWENHVVPSYNQYLLPYRPICDMVIINNTDDPKIIDDAANKISFDLKEKNSHITII comes from the coding sequence ATGAATAAACCATACGTCATCGGTATCGCGGGCAGTAGCGGCTCTGGTAAGACCTTTTTCTTACGCAGTTTCCTAAATCACTTTCTGCCCGAGCAGGTAACCCTGATCTCGCAGGATGATTATTACATTCCGGCAAATACGAAAACAAGAGAGGAAAACAGGCTCTATAATTTTGATGTGCCGACATCCATCAACCGGGAAGCCTTCTATCACGATATCAAAGAGTTATTTGACGGCAAAACCGTACACAAAGAAGAATACACCTTTAACAATCCGGATCTGAAACCCAAAATGCTGGAAATTAAGCCCGCTCCGGTACTTATCGTTGAAGGTTTATTTATCTTTCACTACGAAGAGGTTAACGATCTGCTGGACTTCCGAATCTTTTTAGATGCCGAAGAATCGGTAGCATTGGAAAGGCGCTTGCGTCGTGATTTATTAGAGCGTGGCTATGATCACGACGATGTGATGTACAAATGGGAAAACCACGTAGTGCCTTCATACAACCAGTACCTGTTACCTTACCGGCCGATCTGTGACATGGTCATCATCAATAACACCGATGATCCAAAGATCATCGATGATGCTGCCAACAAGATATCGTTTGATCTTAAGGAAAAAAATTCACACATCACCATTATTTAA
- a CDS encoding MFS transporter, whose translation MEETANARKVWLLVMVASLGYFVDIYDLIIFSIVRVQSFSDIGIPDTDMRADGEFVLNMQMAGLLIGGVLWGLIADKFGRLKVLFGSILLYSLANICNGFVNDVPTYAWVRFVAGIGLAGELGAGITLVSESMKKNKRGYGTMIVAGVGVLGAILAYYISAWFSWRTAYFVGGGMGICLLLLRVGTFESGLFTEQANQDVAKGSVRMLFTNKERLLRYLCCLGIGLPIWFVVGVLVTQAPEIGKALSSEVPLSAGKGVMFTYLGISLGDVLAGLLAQLLKSRKKVVFFCQLLIIFFAMWYLTSMGISEQRFLVLAFLMGLGVGYWATFVTIAAEQFGTNLRATVATTAPNFVRGALIPSTLLYGWLVPQWGILHAAMAVTLLLSAIAIFALTRLKESFDKDLNYVEV comes from the coding sequence ATGGAAGAAACCGCAAACGCCCGAAAGGTATGGCTTTTGGTTATGGTAGCCTCGTTAGGATATTTCGTGGATATTTACGACCTGATTATTTTTTCTATCGTGCGCGTACAGTCGTTTAGCGATATCGGTATTCCCGATACCGACATGCGCGCTGACGGCGAATTTGTTTTGAATATGCAGATGGCCGGCCTGCTCATTGGCGGCGTGCTATGGGGTTTAATTGCGGATAAGTTTGGTCGGCTTAAGGTGCTTTTCGGTTCTATTTTGTTATATTCTTTGGCGAATATTTGCAACGGTTTCGTAAACGATGTGCCCACATACGCCTGGGTGAGATTTGTGGCTGGCATCGGTCTTGCTGGTGAGCTCGGCGCGGGCATTACGTTGGTCAGTGAGAGCATGAAAAAAAACAAGCGCGGTTACGGCACGATGATCGTAGCTGGCGTTGGCGTGTTGGGTGCTATTTTAGCTTATTATATTTCTGCTTGGTTTAGTTGGCGTACTGCTTATTTTGTAGGTGGCGGCATGGGTATCTGTTTGTTGCTCTTGCGCGTCGGAACGTTTGAATCCGGACTTTTTACCGAACAGGCTAATCAAGACGTCGCCAAAGGAAGTGTCCGTATGCTTTTCACCAATAAAGAACGACTGCTGCGTTATTTATGTTGCTTGGGCATTGGTTTGCCGATATGGTTTGTGGTGGGCGTTTTGGTCACGCAGGCTCCTGAAATTGGAAAAGCATTATCTTCCGAAGTGCCCTTAAGCGCAGGTAAAGGTGTGATGTTTACGTATCTCGGCATATCATTGGGCGACGTTTTGGCCGGCTTGTTGGCGCAACTGCTTAAATCAAGAAAAAAAGTGGTGTTTTTCTGTCAGCTGCTCATTATCTTTTTTGCGATGTGGTATCTAACGAGCATGGGCATTTCTGAACAACGATTTTTAGTTTTAGCCTTCTTAATGGGGTTGGGGGTTGGATATTGGGCTACGTTTGTTACGATTGCGGCAGAGCAGTTTGGGACTAATCTGCGCGCTACGGTGGCTACTACCGCACCCAATTTTGTGCGCGGAGCTTTGATTCCGTCTACGTTACTTTATGGCTGGCTCGTGCCGCAATGGGGCATATTACACGCCGCTATGGCGGTTACGTTGTTGCTATCGGCGATTGCTATTTTTGCGCTCACACGCTTGAAAGAAAGCTTTGATAAAGATTTAAATTATGTCGAGGTATAA
- a CDS encoding TetR/AcrR family transcriptional regulator — protein sequence MNVQLINKKEAIFESTLTLINENGFHGTPMSQIASHANVATGTIYHYFASKDELITELFAYCRVKTNEHIFNVEKGLSYKEKFFYIWKRLVDYYLANKKIFWFVEQFYSSPYYELIQQTKNPTYYGADRMRMFFQEGIDSGIIRDVSFSTLISLYIGAATSHVKMSTYGFCKTTTKGREDLIEIIWNGVKNQ from the coding sequence ATGAACGTTCAATTGATAAATAAAAAAGAAGCAATATTTGAAAGTACCCTCACGCTCATCAATGAGAATGGCTTTCACGGCACACCAATGAGTCAAATTGCTTCGCATGCTAATGTAGCAACCGGGACAATCTACCATTACTTTGCATCGAAAGATGAATTGATCACCGAGCTTTTTGCATACTGCCGGGTGAAAACGAATGAGCATATTTTCAATGTAGAAAAAGGTCTCTCGTATAAAGAGAAGTTTTTTTACATCTGGAAGCGCTTAGTAGACTATTATCTGGCGAATAAAAAAATCTTTTGGTTTGTAGAACAGTTTTATTCCTCTCCTTACTATGAGCTTATCCAGCAAACGAAAAACCCGACGTATTATGGAGCAGACAGAATGCGTATGTTTTTTCAGGAAGGCATAGACTCAGGGATCATTCGAGACGTGAGCTTTTCTACGCTCATTTCGCTCTATATAGGTGCAGCGACATCGCACGTAAAAATGTCGACCTATGGCTTTTGCAAAACAACGACCAAAGGTCGCGAAGATTTAATTGAAATTATTTGGAATGGTGTTAAAAATCAATAA
- a CDS encoding S1/P1 nuclease — protein sequence MKNFLKLALVCILFLQHNWASAWGMTGHRVIAEIAESHLNKKAKKNIEKLIGQQKLAYWSNWADFIKSDPDPALNETGSSHFVNTEANLSFDAFTAALAASPENNLYKAYQRIKQDAKAKTGDLKTQQHNLYFIIHLLADAHQPMHVSRAEDLGGNKIEVEFFGKKANIHRVWDSDLVDNEKYSYTEYARVLDIYDAAHYRQFTTSSFEQWLYESHQLANVIYDNVAKNANLRYEYIYQFKYRMEECLLKGGIRLAAELNEIYGK from the coding sequence ATGAAGAACTTTTTAAAACTTGCCTTGGTTTGTATACTTTTCTTACAGCATAACTGGGCAAGTGCATGGGGCATGACAGGACACCGTGTCATCGCCGAAATCGCCGAGAGCCATCTAAACAAAAAGGCGAAAAAGAATATCGAAAAACTTATCGGCCAGCAAAAACTCGCTTATTGGTCAAACTGGGCAGATTTTATCAAGTCTGATCCAGACCCCGCATTAAACGAGACGGGTTCTTCACACTTCGTCAATACCGAAGCCAATTTAAGCTTCGATGCGTTTACCGCTGCACTTGCAGCATCGCCGGAAAATAACCTTTATAAAGCTTACCAACGCATAAAACAAGATGCAAAAGCAAAAACAGGTGATCTAAAAACACAACAACACAACCTTTATTTTATTATCCATCTGTTGGCAGACGCACATCAACCGATGCATGTGAGCCGCGCAGAAGATTTAGGCGGAAATAAAATTGAAGTAGAGTTTTTTGGTAAAAAGGCTAATATTCACCGCGTATGGGATTCTGATTTGGTGGACAACGAAAAATACAGTTACACCGAATACGCGCGCGTACTGGATATTTACGATGCCGCACATTACCGCCAGTTTACAACGAGTAGTTTTGAACAATGGCTCTACGAGTCGCACCAACTTGCAAACGTTATTTATGACAACGTGGCTAAAAATGCAAATTTACGCTACGAGTATATCTACCAATTTAAGTATCGTATGGAAGAATGCCTGCTAAAAGGTGGTATACGCTTAGCTGCGGAATTAAACGAAATTTACGGCAAATAG
- a CDS encoding DUF4442 domain-containing protein has translation MFQRIWIKRIHPDFRQIDIKVNKSLLNKNINGTIFGGTIFAAVDPIHTILLDQIFRREGITKMVTWLKSAKIEYLKPAAKSLHFSIRITEDDVQSALQEVKAAGKVVKTFEISIYDRTGLLCARSTNEIYIRDLSKKQQPDKIPTNL, from the coding sequence TTGTTTCAGAGGATTTGGATCAAACGAATACATCCGGACTTCAGGCAGATCGACATTAAGGTAAACAAAAGCCTGTTAAATAAGAATATAAACGGAACCATCTTTGGCGGGACTATTTTTGCAGCTGTAGATCCTATACACACCATTTTGCTGGATCAGATTTTTCGCCGAGAAGGCATCACCAAAATGGTAACCTGGTTAAAGTCTGCAAAAATAGAATACCTCAAGCCAGCAGCAAAAAGTTTGCATTTTTCTATCCGTATCACCGAAGATGATGTGCAATCTGCTCTCCAAGAGGTCAAAGCGGCAGGAAAAGTCGTGAAAACATTTGAAATTTCGATATACGATCGTACCGGTCTGCTTTGCGCACGCTCAACGAATGAAATTTACATTCGGGATTTATCCAAAAAACAACAGCCGGATAAAATTCCCACAAATCTTTAA
- a CDS encoding c-type cytochrome, translated as MRNTFFSLLAIGIFTLCMTYACQPNVSIETAQYAVNGQKLYRTHCENCHGAQGEGLGTLYPPLTDSSYLRTNREKLACIVRNGLNEPVQVNGKTFEGSMPGLPQLSTIEIAYILTYVTTNFGQQTSTYSQEDVRKSLANCP; from the coding sequence ATGCGCAATACTTTCTTCTCGTTATTAGCCATAGGTATCTTTACGCTCTGTATGACGTACGCTTGTCAACCTAACGTTAGTATAGAGACGGCACAATACGCGGTTAACGGACAGAAACTATACCGTACACACTGCGAAAATTGCCACGGCGCGCAGGGCGAAGGATTGGGGACGCTCTACCCGCCTCTTACTGACAGCAGCTACTTGCGCACCAATAGAGAAAAATTAGCATGTATCGTCAGAAATGGATTAAACGAGCCTGTGCAAGTTAATGGGAAGACTTTTGAAGGATCGATGCCGGGCTTGCCGCAGCTAAGCACCATTGAAATTGCTTACATTTTGACTTACGTGACGACCAACTTTGGCCAGCAAACAAGCACATATTCGCAGGAAGACGTGAGGAAAAGTCTGGCAAATTGCCCGTAA
- a CDS encoding NfeD family protein yields MNKFTKSFLAFLLPFCVLLSSASAQKVYKVDIKDEIGPNAWRTVDLAYKQAKSVGATTFLVELNTFGGAVNFADSIRSRLLASDIKTIVYINNNAASAGALISLAADQIYMHKGGSMGAASVVNQDGDIMPEKYQSYMRGLMRATAEAKGRNPQIAEAFVDPEVSVPALKPDGKLLTLTASEAVKAGLVNAEVSNIADLYQQAQLTAGDVVQHQVTVVDHLIAFLINPMVSGILILGIIGGIYFELQTPGIGFALVVALVCAALFFAPLYIQGLADNWEIAIFIIGIILLVLEVFVIPGFGVAGILGIIFVLCGLAFSMVDNDFLDFKLTQPGLLMNSFLIVTGAMLLTIVLMVIFGRNILRSSAFRVLVLEDEQKAESGYTSSQKKANLINKDGVARTVLRPAGKIEIEGVWYDAVALDGFIDAGEAVYVEKHENYNLFVRRLSAKPQSTIDRTEVV; encoded by the coding sequence ATGAACAAATTTACAAAATCCTTTTTGGCTTTTCTCCTTCCATTTTGTGTGCTGCTTAGTTCGGCCAGCGCGCAGAAGGTCTATAAAGTAGATATTAAAGATGAAATCGGACCGAATGCCTGGCGGACGGTGGACTTGGCGTATAAGCAAGCGAAGAGCGTTGGGGCGACAACTTTTTTAGTAGAACTGAACACGTTTGGCGGCGCGGTAAACTTCGCGGATTCTATACGTTCGCGTCTGTTAGCGTCAGATATCAAAACAATCGTGTATATCAACAACAACGCAGCCTCTGCGGGAGCGCTTATTTCGTTGGCGGCAGATCAAATTTACATGCACAAGGGTGGCAGTATGGGAGCGGCCAGTGTGGTGAATCAAGATGGCGATATCATGCCGGAGAAATATCAATCGTATATGCGCGGTTTGATGCGTGCCACGGCAGAAGCTAAAGGACGAAATCCGCAAATAGCGGAAGCTTTTGTTGACCCGGAAGTGTCTGTGCCGGCGCTAAAGCCCGACGGAAAATTGCTGACGCTGACGGCCTCAGAAGCGGTCAAGGCTGGTTTGGTCAACGCAGAAGTTAGCAATATTGCCGATCTTTATCAGCAGGCACAGCTTACTGCGGGTGATGTGGTGCAACATCAAGTCACCGTGGTTGATCATTTGATCGCTTTTCTGATAAATCCTATGGTTAGCGGTATTTTGATCCTGGGCATTATCGGCGGTATCTATTTCGAGTTGCAAACGCCTGGTATTGGCTTTGCGTTGGTCGTAGCGCTGGTGTGCGCAGCGTTATTTTTCGCACCATTATATATACAAGGATTGGCCGATAATTGGGAGATCGCAATCTTTATTATCGGTATTATCTTGCTTGTCTTAGAAGTTTTTGTCATTCCGGGCTTCGGTGTCGCCGGGATACTCGGGATTATCTTCGTGCTGTGCGGTCTTGCGTTCTCGATGGTTGATAATGACTTTTTGGATTTCAAACTAACGCAACCGGGGTTGCTAATGAATTCTTTTCTAATCGTGACCGGAGCGATGCTGTTGACTATTGTTTTGATGGTTATTTTCGGTCGAAATATTCTTCGTTCATCCGCGTTTCGTGTATTAGTGCTCGAAGATGAGCAAAAAGCAGAAAGTGGCTATACGTCATCGCAGAAGAAGGCTAATTTGATTAACAAAGATGGCGTTGCACGCACCGTATTGCGCCCTGCCGGAAAGATTGAAATCGAAGGGGTTTGGTACGACGCAGTCGCCTTAGACGGTTTTATTGATGCAGGAGAAGCGGTCTATGTTGAAAAGCATGAGAACTACAACTTGTTTGTGCGTAGGTTAAGCGCCAAACCGCAGTCCACCATTGATCGGACAGAAGTCGTGTAA
- a CDS encoding DUF4268 domain-containing protein: protein MYSREEAKKLKEKFWTSFGQFMSLMPSEEGTKVNWVNYKTGVKHLYFRMEAEGKQAQIFIELAHPDEGIRALMYEQLLAYKNLLHTEPGEEWIWDATHTDEYGKVTARVALLLEEKVSIFKQEDWPKLIAFFKPRLIALDGFWSSAKYGFEIFT from the coding sequence TTGTATTCAAGAGAAGAAGCCAAAAAACTAAAAGAAAAATTCTGGACTAGTTTCGGCCAGTTTATGTCGCTGATGCCTTCAGAAGAAGGAACCAAAGTAAATTGGGTAAATTATAAAACAGGTGTTAAGCACCTTTATTTTAGAATGGAGGCAGAAGGAAAACAAGCGCAAATCTTTATCGAATTAGCGCATCCCGATGAAGGAATACGGGCATTGATGTACGAACAGCTTCTGGCTTATAAAAATTTGCTGCATACCGAACCGGGAGAAGAATGGATTTGGGATGCAACACACACGGATGAATATGGCAAAGTCACTGCACGGGTGGCGTTGCTACTAGAAGAAAAAGTATCGATTTTTAAACAGGAAGATTGGCCCAAATTGATCGCATTCTTTAAACCACGATTGATCGCACTGGATGGCTTCTGGTCATCCGCAAAATATGGTTTTGAAATTTTTACATAG